The Chelonoidis abingdonii isolate Lonesome George chromosome 21, CheloAbing_2.0, whole genome shotgun sequence genome contains a region encoding:
- the PSMB3 gene encoding proteasome subunit beta type-3: MSIMSYNGGAVMAMKGKNCVAIASDRRFGIQAQMVTTDFQKIFPMGDRLYIGLSGLATDVQTVAQRLKFRLNLYELKEGRQIKPQTLMSMVANLLYEKRFGPYYTEPVIAGLDPITYEPFICSLDLIGCPMITDDFVVSGTCSEQMYGMCESLWEPDMEPDHLFETISQAMLNAVDRDAVSGMGVVVHIIEKDKITTRTLKARMD; encoded by the exons ATG tcTATTATGTCCTATAATGGAGGGGCTGTAATGGCCATGAAGGGGAAAAACTGTGTGGCCATTGCATCGGACAGACGGTTTGGAATTCAGGCTCAGATGGTGACCACAGACTTTCAGAAGATTTTCCCCATGGGAGACAGACTATATATTGGACTGTCTGGGCTTGCCACAGATGTGCAGACAGT GGCCCAGCGGCTGAAGTTCAGGCTGAATCTCTATGAGCTGAAGGAAGGCAGACAGATCAAGCCCCAGACTCTCATGAGTATGGTGGCCAACCTACTCTATGAGAAACG GTTTGGACCCTATtacacagagccagttattgCTGGCCTGGACCCCATAACTTATGAACCTTTCATCTGCTCTCTGGACCTGATTGGTTGTCCCATGATAACAGATGACTTCGTTGTCAGTGGCACCTGCTCAGAGCAGATGTATGGCATGTGTGAGTCCCTCTGGGAGCCTGACATG GAGCCAGACCACCTCTTTGAAACGATCTCACAGGCTATGCTGAATGCAGTGGACAGAGATGCTGTGTCTGGCATGGGTGTGGTAGTGCATATAAT TGAAAAAGACAAGATCACCACCAGGACACTGAAGGCACGCATGGACTAG